In Xiphias gladius isolate SHS-SW01 ecotype Sanya breed wild chromosome 6, ASM1685928v1, whole genome shotgun sequence, a single genomic region encodes these proteins:
- the amotl2a gene encoding angiomotin-like 2a isoform X2 translates to MRTAEDSSGTVLHRLIQEQLRYGNLTDTRTLLAIQQQALRGGSPRSSLESLTQEETQYIQMSTRQEPQGQEHQGDCLHSESPVCHLYQLHGEELPTYEEAKAHSQYLISQKGQAEQESPGLDIMGSRSEGQWDLKREHARSLSERLMQLSLERNGPRDNLAISFSHSYPQLYNHNVTNAVASDRRRGQQCVDQRGPPPDYPFCARLPGYMLSHSQEHGQFYRGPPPPFYSQHHRYVSAQSQVAHNSISAASSNNSAQTDVLMRENERLRKELEVYTEKAARLQKLELEIQRISEAYETLMKGSAKRETLEKTMRNKLEAEIKRMHDFNRDLRDQLDTATKQRAAKEAECKDQEQHAFVKLLEQNEEQQRERECLERQIQHLRVSGEECQRRRELLEQGLASVQARNRQLEEELQRKRAYVEKVERLQSALAQLQAACEKREALELRLRTRLEQELKSLRAQQSQNQAADPTASELSSSTLQQQLREKEERILALEADITKWEQKYLEESTMRQFAMDAAATAAAQRDTTIINHSPRHSPDSSFNEDLPLSSHRHQEMENRIRALHAQLLEKDAVIKVLQQRSRWEQGKLEKQGLRLARSVPSINTVTSSTESKGKSLSDDLTSAAALQPQPCVVPKGPSRDSSTQSDEVPQEPELKAEPSKLKTSEVISAATNGNSEEPKAPLTAFSSINSSDAEVVEILI, encoded by the exons ATGAGAACCGCTGAAGACTCCTCTGGAACTGTCCTGCACCGTCTCATCCAGGAGCAGCTCCGCTACGGTAACCTGACGGACACTCGCACACTGCTGGCCATTCAGCAGCAAGCCCTGCGTGGAGGCAGTCCCCGCTCCTCTCTCGAGAGCCTGACTCAGGAGGAGACCCAGTACATCCAGATGTCAACACGGCAGGAGCCTCAGGGCCAGGAGCACCAGGGGGACTGTCTGCACTCTGAGAGCCCAGTGTGCCATCTGTACCAGCTCCATGGTGAGGAGTTGCCCACTTATGAGGAGGCCAAGGCCCACTCCCAGTACCTGATCTCTCAGAAGGGGCAGGCAGAGCAGGAAAGCCCTGGCTTAGACATAATGGGGAGCCGCAGTGAGGGACAGTGGGATCTGAAGAGGGAGCATGCTCGCTCCCTCAGTGAGAGGCTCATGCAACTTTCTCTTGAGAGAAATGGACCTAGAGACAATTTGGCTATAAGCTTTTCACACAGCTATCCACAGCTGTATAACCATAATGTTACAAACGCAGTGGCATCTGACAGGCGAAGGGGCCAACAGTGTGTAGACCAGCGTGGGCCCCCACCGGACTATCCTTTCTGTGCCAGACTTCCCGGATATATGCTCAGTCACTCACAGGAGCACGGGCAGTTCTATAGAGGACCTCCTCCGCCCTTCTACTCACAGCATCACAG GTATGTGTCTGCTCAGTCCCAGGTGGCTCACAACAGCATCTCAGCAGCCTCCAGCAATAACTCGGCTCAGACTGACGTGTTGATGCGGGAGAATGAGCGGCTGAGGAAGGAGCTGGAGGTCTACACCGAGAAGGCCGCAAGGCTGCAGAAG TTGGAGCTGGAGATTCAAAGGATATCTGAAGCTTATGAGACTCTGATGAAAGGTTCTGCCAAGCGGGAAACTCTAGAGAAAACAATGAGAAATAAACTAGAGGCTGAGATTAAGAGGATGCATGACTTTAACAGAGACCTGAGAG ATCAACTTGACACAGCTACAAAACAACGAGCGGCCAAGGAAGCTGAGTGTAAGGACCAGGAGCAGCATGCCTTTGTTAAACTCCTGGAGCAAA ATGAAGAGCAGCAACGAGAGCGCGAATGTCTGGAGAGGCAGATTCAGCATCTGCGTGTCTCTGGGGAGGAGTGCCAGCGGAGACGGGAGCTGCTGGAGCAGGGTCTGGCCTCAGTGCAGGCCCGCAACCGACAGCTGGAGGAAGaactgcagaggaagagagccTACGTAGAGAAAGTGGAGCGGCTGCAGAGCGCGCTGGCACAGCTGCAGGCAGCGTGCGAGAAGAGGGAAGCGCTGGAGCTGCGGCTTCGCACGCGACTTGAGCAGGAACTGAAGAGCCTCAGGGCACAACAG TCTCAGAACCAGGCAGCTGACCCCACAGCTTCAGAACTGAGCTCCTCCAcattgcagcagcagctgagggagaaagaggagcgTATACTGGCCTTGGAGGCAGACATCACCAAGTGGGAGCAAAAGTACCTGGAGGAAAGCACCATGAGGCAGTTTGCAATGGATGCAGCGGCTACTGCTGCAGCACAGAG AGATACAACCATCATCAATCATTCACCCCGACATTCACCGGACAGCAGTTTTAATGAAGACCTGCCTTTATCGAGTCATAGACATCAGGAGATGGAAAACAG GATCCGGGCACTTCACGCACAGCTCCTGGAGAAGGACGCTGTGATTAAAGTCCTCCAGCAGCGATCCAGATGGGAGCAGGGCAAACTGGAGAAACAGGGGCTTCGGCTGGCAAGGTCCGTCCCATCCATCAACACTGTGACCAGCAGCACGGAGAGTAAAG gAAAGAGCCTCTCAGATGACCTGACAAGTGCAGCTGCGCTGCAACCCCAGCCCTGCGTGGTGCCCAAGGGCCCGAGCAGAGACTCCAGCACCCAAAGTGACGAGGTCCCGCAGGAACCTGAGCTCAAAGCAGAGCCAAGCAAGCTTAAGACGTCTGAGGTGATCTCAGCAGCTACCAATG GCAACTCGGAGGAGCCAAAAGCACCGCTAACGGCATTCAGCAGCATCAACAGCTCAGATGCAGAGGTGGTTGAAATCCTCATTTGA
- the amotl2a gene encoding angiomotin-like 2a isoform X1 yields the protein MRTAEDSSGTVLHRLIQEQLRYGNLTDTRTLLAIQQQALRGGSPRSSLESLTQEETQYIQMSTRQEPQGQEHQGDCLHSESPVCHLYQLHGEELPTYEEAKAHSQYLISQKGQAEQESPGLDIMGSRSEGQWDLKREHARSLSERLMQLSLERNGPRDNLAISFSHSYPQLYNHNVTNAVASDRRRGQQCVDQRGPPPDYPFCARLPGYMLSHSQEHGQFYRGPPPPFYSQHHSRYVSAQSQVAHNSISAASSNNSAQTDVLMRENERLRKELEVYTEKAARLQKLELEIQRISEAYETLMKGSAKRETLEKTMRNKLEAEIKRMHDFNRDLRDQLDTATKQRAAKEAECKDQEQHAFVKLLEQNEEQQRERECLERQIQHLRVSGEECQRRRELLEQGLASVQARNRQLEEELQRKRAYVEKVERLQSALAQLQAACEKREALELRLRTRLEQELKSLRAQQSQNQAADPTASELSSSTLQQQLREKEERILALEADITKWEQKYLEESTMRQFAMDAAATAAAQRDTTIINHSPRHSPDSSFNEDLPLSSHRHQEMENRIRALHAQLLEKDAVIKVLQQRSRWEQGKLEKQGLRLARSVPSINTVTSSTESKGKSLSDDLTSAAALQPQPCVVPKGPSRDSSTQSDEVPQEPELKAEPSKLKTSEVISAATNGNSEEPKAPLTAFSSINSSDAEVVEILI from the exons ATGAGAACCGCTGAAGACTCCTCTGGAACTGTCCTGCACCGTCTCATCCAGGAGCAGCTCCGCTACGGTAACCTGACGGACACTCGCACACTGCTGGCCATTCAGCAGCAAGCCCTGCGTGGAGGCAGTCCCCGCTCCTCTCTCGAGAGCCTGACTCAGGAGGAGACCCAGTACATCCAGATGTCAACACGGCAGGAGCCTCAGGGCCAGGAGCACCAGGGGGACTGTCTGCACTCTGAGAGCCCAGTGTGCCATCTGTACCAGCTCCATGGTGAGGAGTTGCCCACTTATGAGGAGGCCAAGGCCCACTCCCAGTACCTGATCTCTCAGAAGGGGCAGGCAGAGCAGGAAAGCCCTGGCTTAGACATAATGGGGAGCCGCAGTGAGGGACAGTGGGATCTGAAGAGGGAGCATGCTCGCTCCCTCAGTGAGAGGCTCATGCAACTTTCTCTTGAGAGAAATGGACCTAGAGACAATTTGGCTATAAGCTTTTCACACAGCTATCCACAGCTGTATAACCATAATGTTACAAACGCAGTGGCATCTGACAGGCGAAGGGGCCAACAGTGTGTAGACCAGCGTGGGCCCCCACCGGACTATCCTTTCTGTGCCAGACTTCCCGGATATATGCTCAGTCACTCACAGGAGCACGGGCAGTTCTATAGAGGACCTCCTCCGCCCTTCTACTCACAGCATCACAG CAGGTATGTGTCTGCTCAGTCCCAGGTGGCTCACAACAGCATCTCAGCAGCCTCCAGCAATAACTCGGCTCAGACTGACGTGTTGATGCGGGAGAATGAGCGGCTGAGGAAGGAGCTGGAGGTCTACACCGAGAAGGCCGCAAGGCTGCAGAAG TTGGAGCTGGAGATTCAAAGGATATCTGAAGCTTATGAGACTCTGATGAAAGGTTCTGCCAAGCGGGAAACTCTAGAGAAAACAATGAGAAATAAACTAGAGGCTGAGATTAAGAGGATGCATGACTTTAACAGAGACCTGAGAG ATCAACTTGACACAGCTACAAAACAACGAGCGGCCAAGGAAGCTGAGTGTAAGGACCAGGAGCAGCATGCCTTTGTTAAACTCCTGGAGCAAA ATGAAGAGCAGCAACGAGAGCGCGAATGTCTGGAGAGGCAGATTCAGCATCTGCGTGTCTCTGGGGAGGAGTGCCAGCGGAGACGGGAGCTGCTGGAGCAGGGTCTGGCCTCAGTGCAGGCCCGCAACCGACAGCTGGAGGAAGaactgcagaggaagagagccTACGTAGAGAAAGTGGAGCGGCTGCAGAGCGCGCTGGCACAGCTGCAGGCAGCGTGCGAGAAGAGGGAAGCGCTGGAGCTGCGGCTTCGCACGCGACTTGAGCAGGAACTGAAGAGCCTCAGGGCACAACAG TCTCAGAACCAGGCAGCTGACCCCACAGCTTCAGAACTGAGCTCCTCCAcattgcagcagcagctgagggagaaagaggagcgTATACTGGCCTTGGAGGCAGACATCACCAAGTGGGAGCAAAAGTACCTGGAGGAAAGCACCATGAGGCAGTTTGCAATGGATGCAGCGGCTACTGCTGCAGCACAGAG AGATACAACCATCATCAATCATTCACCCCGACATTCACCGGACAGCAGTTTTAATGAAGACCTGCCTTTATCGAGTCATAGACATCAGGAGATGGAAAACAG GATCCGGGCACTTCACGCACAGCTCCTGGAGAAGGACGCTGTGATTAAAGTCCTCCAGCAGCGATCCAGATGGGAGCAGGGCAAACTGGAGAAACAGGGGCTTCGGCTGGCAAGGTCCGTCCCATCCATCAACACTGTGACCAGCAGCACGGAGAGTAAAG gAAAGAGCCTCTCAGATGACCTGACAAGTGCAGCTGCGCTGCAACCCCAGCCCTGCGTGGTGCCCAAGGGCCCGAGCAGAGACTCCAGCACCCAAAGTGACGAGGTCCCGCAGGAACCTGAGCTCAAAGCAGAGCCAAGCAAGCTTAAGACGTCTGAGGTGATCTCAGCAGCTACCAATG GCAACTCGGAGGAGCCAAAAGCACCGCTAACGGCATTCAGCAGCATCAACAGCTCAGATGCAGAGGTGGTTGAAATCCTCATTTGA